The proteins below come from a single Hyphomicrobium denitrificans ATCC 51888 genomic window:
- a CDS encoding protein-disulfide reductase DsbD domain-containing protein, producing the protein MRLTIGLAFACLSLNAATALSEPGAPVSSDWVKGFDNQARLVAGQAVRDGKTALYAGVEVAMPEGWKTYWRAPGDAGGVPPDFDWNASENLQSADVLYPAPHRLSDKAGDTVGYKGGVIFPVRVVPKDATKPVVLRGKVEYGLCKDICIPAQADLKVVIPPNVGASAELTDTLARVPQTSPRSGVDPKLDTWHFDPLAQKPKLVLNVETSVPDKADAFVVAPGGIYVPLPKRVANASGKAVFEVDLSVDVDLKELKGKALTVTMVDGKGQSETTITLK; encoded by the coding sequence ATGCGACTGACGATCGGTTTGGCGTTCGCGTGTCTGTCGTTGAATGCGGCGACGGCGCTCAGCGAACCCGGCGCACCCGTGTCGTCGGATTGGGTTAAGGGGTTCGATAATCAGGCGCGCCTCGTCGCCGGACAGGCCGTTCGTGACGGCAAGACGGCGCTCTATGCCGGCGTTGAAGTTGCAATGCCGGAAGGCTGGAAAACCTATTGGCGCGCGCCCGGCGACGCCGGCGGCGTCCCGCCCGACTTCGATTGGAACGCATCCGAGAACCTGCAGTCGGCGGATGTGCTCTACCCCGCGCCTCACAGGCTCAGCGACAAGGCGGGCGACACCGTCGGCTACAAGGGCGGCGTCATCTTCCCCGTTCGCGTCGTCCCGAAGGATGCCACGAAGCCGGTCGTCCTTCGCGGCAAGGTCGAATATGGCCTATGCAAGGATATCTGCATTCCCGCGCAAGCCGATTTGAAAGTCGTCATTCCTCCGAACGTCGGCGCGTCGGCGGAACTGACCGACACATTGGCGCGCGTTCCTCAGACGAGCCCGCGCTCGGGCGTCGACCCGAAGCTCGACACATGGCACTTCGACCCATTGGCGCAGAAGCCAAAGCTGGTTTTAAATGTCGAGACGTCGGTTCCCGATAAGGCCGATGCCTTCGTCGTCGCCCCGGGCGGCATTTACGTCCCCCTGCCCAAGCGCGTGGCGAACGCGTCCGGCAAAGCCGTCTTCGAGGTCGATCTTTCGGTCGATGTCGACCTCAAGGAACTCAAGGGCAAGGCGCTCACGGTCACGATGGTCGACGGCAAGGGCCAGTCCGAAACGACGATCACGTTGAAATAA
- a CDS encoding YqgE/AlgH family protein produces MKSVRQRGLTEGSDIKLEGQLLIAMPAMSDRRFQRSVIYMCAHSSEGAMGLVINQRANHITAPDLLEKLGISPRSPDDEITSEVLSLSIQVGGPVETGRGFVLHSSDYFSEDSTLAIENDVCLTATIDILKAIAQGHGPARALLALGYAGWSPGQLENEIQANGWLHCPADPDLIFDDDLDNKYSRALAKIGIDLSHLVSDAGHA; encoded by the coding sequence ATGAAGTCCGTGCGCCAGAGGGGCCTCACAGAAGGCTCCGACATCAAGCTCGAGGGGCAACTCCTCATTGCCATGCCGGCGATGTCTGACCGCCGGTTCCAGCGCTCGGTCATTTACATGTGTGCGCATTCGTCCGAAGGCGCGATGGGTCTGGTGATCAACCAGCGCGCCAATCATATCACCGCTCCCGATCTGCTCGAGAAGCTCGGCATCTCTCCGCGCAGCCCGGATGACGAGATCACGAGCGAGGTCTTGTCGCTTTCCATTCAGGTCGGCGGACCGGTCGAGACCGGACGCGGATTTGTGCTGCACAGCTCGGATTATTTTTCGGAAGATTCGACGCTGGCGATCGAGAACGATGTCTGCCTCACGGCAACGATCGATATTCTGAAAGCGATTGCGCAGGGGCATGGTCCGGCGCGCGCCCTTCTTGCGCTCGGTTACGCGGGTTGGTCGCCCGGCCAGCTCGAAAACGAGATCCAGGCCAACGGCTGGCTACACTGCCCGGCTGATCCCGATCTGATTTTCGACGATGATCTCGACAACAAATATTCGCGCGCGCTCGCGAAAATCGGGATCGATCTCTCGCATCTCGTCAGTGACGCGGGACACGCCTGA
- a CDS encoding sensor domain-containing phosphodiesterase, translating to MRKGGRGNENSGLSRLAVLAVAILWMLGLAGHAAALTPIPIQDDQDRVEITNLGEAYEGRGDSLQVETSAGQDGVSGRMTVRASVPGTSPNWMVFALTNKTDKSLERLLAADRYSIVGSGTVWPDLDARRIESVTPSVGFVPERIKSDKADVFRITLEPGQTITYVAELAGEHFSRLYLWKPIDYEIKSRDRQLFNGAMLGLTGLLAIFLTAIFAANHKLIFPAAALVSWTVLSYLCVDFGFFHKLFNLRPEDNAVYRAAGEAAMASSFVIFLSTFLRLGLWHGMVRMMIGVWMVAQLTLIAVAVIDPRLAATFARLSFLMIGGVGGLFTLFLAFKGQDRALSLVPTWLLLLVWIFATGMTLSGRMSGDVVVSSLIAGLVLVVILMGFTVTQYAFRSSDAAYAGAPTELQGRSLALAASGSTVWEWNIRRDEIKVSPEVEIALSLMPGELSTKVEDFLRHVHPTDKERFRVMMMSAQERSGVRIRTDFRLRHSDNSWRWFELEAASVPNSDGRTLRCVGLLRDVSDMKRAHERLLHDAVNCSLTGLPNRELFLDRLKGVVSRAKTDGGVRPAVIFIDLDKFKSINSSFGLVRGDSLLLTVARRLQRHLGPHDTVARVGGDQFAMLFVGEREARNLPALAERVRRSLRAPIPLANQEVILTGSIGVAAWDENQSADGDLLKDAELAMYRAKRAGADRIEVFDASMRRDRDSNIGAELAKAIEKGQLKVVYQPIVYLPTKELAGFEAFARWEHPKLGLVNPASVIDEANEPDAMVKVSAYLLLRAAKDASRWLAELPRPERPLFVTVNISSPHIFKPESIQEIRHILGRNIVPPGTLRLEIAENLMMGNPEQAIEVLKVLRGSGAELSLDEFGTGYSSLAYLNRFPFDTIKVCRGLVRGSGTANGAAIMRSMVALAHELSKTVVAEGVERADEATFLRSIGCEYAQGYHFGEPIPERAVAQLLKMVRRSERKMQPRGFFRPKFKNAAKKVVAQAARPAAAIAKSVANGEAKTTTAPPQGAAKAAALPAGSVVRHRHKPDPKAVANGASPNPVANAGAPGTPGMPSKKPADALRVAVAASGPALPPAAAPSLPPELLQTMERRSVPPQNPRAPANGHAAPGAPPFRPAAEPAPAAPPRQAILAPLSEALARAAASDPTTGRPAPQRPPANGMPPASPGEPQPRRAEAPLPPPPPVNVTPSQPDFSTLPPSIAASLARLAGNAPASGEPENGAPRTEQKIASKG from the coding sequence ATGCGCAAGGGGGGACGGGGGAACGAAAATTCGGGATTGTCACGGCTCGCGGTGCTGGCCGTCGCAATTCTTTGGATGCTCGGCCTCGCCGGGCACGCCGCCGCTCTGACTCCGATCCCGATTCAAGACGATCAAGACCGGGTTGAAATCACCAATCTCGGCGAAGCCTACGAAGGGCGCGGCGATAGCCTGCAAGTCGAAACCTCGGCTGGGCAGGATGGCGTGTCGGGCCGCATGACGGTTCGCGCCTCGGTGCCGGGCACCAGCCCCAACTGGATGGTGTTCGCGCTCACCAACAAGACCGACAAGTCACTCGAACGCCTGCTCGCAGCCGACCGCTATTCCATCGTCGGATCGGGAACGGTCTGGCCCGATCTCGACGCCCGGCGCATCGAAAGCGTCACGCCGTCTGTCGGCTTCGTGCCAGAGCGCATCAAGAGCGACAAGGCGGACGTGTTCCGCATCACGCTCGAGCCCGGCCAGACGATCACCTACGTTGCCGAGCTTGCGGGCGAGCACTTCTCGCGGCTCTATCTTTGGAAGCCGATCGACTACGAAATCAAAAGCCGCGACCGTCAGCTCTTCAACGGCGCCATGCTCGGCCTGACCGGCCTGCTCGCGATCTTCCTGACCGCGATTTTCGCGGCAAATCACAAGCTGATCTTCCCCGCAGCTGCCCTCGTCTCCTGGACGGTGCTGAGCTACCTGTGCGTCGACTTCGGTTTCTTCCACAAGCTGTTCAACCTGCGGCCCGAGGACAACGCCGTCTATCGCGCCGCCGGCGAAGCCGCGATGGCGTCGAGCTTCGTAATCTTCCTGTCGACGTTCCTGCGCCTCGGACTCTGGCACGGAATGGTGCGCATGATGATCGGCGTGTGGATGGTGGCGCAGCTGACGCTCATCGCCGTCGCCGTTATCGATCCGCGCTTGGCCGCAACCTTCGCGCGCCTGTCGTTCCTGATGATCGGCGGCGTCGGCGGATTGTTCACGCTCTTCTTGGCGTTCAAAGGCCAGGACCGCGCACTATCGCTGGTACCGACATGGCTTCTGCTTCTTGTCTGGATCTTCGCGACCGGAATGACGCTCAGCGGACGCATGTCGGGCGACGTCGTCGTCTCGAGCCTGATCGCGGGCCTCGTGCTGGTCGTGATCCTGATGGGCTTCACCGTCACGCAGTACGCCTTCCGGTCCTCCGATGCGGCCTACGCAGGCGCGCCGACCGAACTTCAGGGCCGCTCTCTCGCGCTGGCCGCGTCCGGCTCGACGGTCTGGGAATGGAATATCCGCCGCGATGAGATCAAGGTCAGCCCCGAAGTCGAAATCGCGCTGTCGCTGATGCCCGGCGAACTCTCGACCAAGGTCGAGGATTTTCTGCGCCACGTCCACCCGACCGACAAAGAGCGCTTCCGCGTCATGATGATGTCGGCGCAGGAACGCTCAGGCGTCCGCATCAGAACCGACTTCCGCCTCCGTCATTCCGACAACAGCTGGCGCTGGTTTGAACTTGAGGCCGCGAGCGTCCCGAATTCCGACGGACGCACGCTTCGCTGTGTCGGCCTGCTGCGCGACGTGTCCGACATGAAGCGCGCCCACGAGCGGCTGCTCCACGACGCGGTCAATTGCAGCCTGACCGGCCTTCCCAATCGCGAACTGTTTCTCGATCGCCTGAAGGGTGTCGTCAGCCGCGCAAAGACCGATGGCGGCGTTCGCCCGGCCGTGATCTTCATCGACCTCGACAAGTTCAAGAGCATCAATTCTTCGTTCGGTCTCGTGCGCGGCGACAGCTTGCTTCTGACCGTCGCGCGCCGCCTGCAGCGCCACCTCGGACCGCACGACACCGTCGCGCGCGTCGGCGGCGATCAGTTCGCGATGCTGTTCGTCGGCGAACGGGAAGCGCGTAATCTTCCCGCGCTTGCGGAACGCGTCCGCCGCTCGCTGCGCGCGCCGATCCCGCTCGCCAATCAGGAAGTCATCCTCACGGGCTCCATCGGCGTCGCCGCATGGGACGAAAATCAATCTGCCGATGGCGATCTGCTGAAGGATGCCGAGCTTGCGATGTATCGCGCCAAGCGCGCCGGCGCCGATCGCATCGAAGTCTTCGACGCCTCCATGCGCCGCGACCGCGACTCGAACATCGGCGCCGAACTCGCCAAGGCAATCGAGAAGGGTCAGCTGAAGGTCGTCTATCAGCCGATTGTTTACCTGCCGACGAAAGAGCTTGCGGGCTTCGAAGCTTTCGCGCGCTGGGAGCATCCGAAACTCGGCCTCGTCAATCCGGCGTCGGTCATCGACGAGGCCAACGAGCCGGACGCGATGGTCAAGGTCAGCGCCTACCTGCTGCTGCGAGCCGCGAAAGACGCCTCGCGCTGGTTGGCCGAACTGCCGCGTCCTGAACGGCCGTTGTTCGTCACCGTCAACATTTCTAGCCCGCACATCTTCAAGCCGGAATCGATCCAGGAGATCCGCCACATCCTCGGCCGCAACATCGTCCCGCCGGGGACGTTGCGTCTGGAGATCGCCGAAAATCTCATGATGGGCAATCCGGAGCAGGCCATCGAAGTGCTGAAGGTGCTTCGCGGCTCAGGCGCGGAACTCTCGTTGGATGAATTCGGCACCGGCTATTCATCGCTCGCCTATTTGAACCGCTTCCCGTTCGACACGATCAAGGTCTGTCGCGGATTGGTGCGCGGCAGTGGCACCGCGAACGGCGCCGCGATCATGCGATCGATGGTGGCGCTGGCGCACGAGCTTTCGAAAACCGTCGTCGCCGAAGGCGTCGAACGTGCGGACGAAGCGACGTTCCTGCGCTCGATCGGTTGCGAATACGCGCAGGGGTATCACTTCGGCGAACCCATTCCGGAGCGCGCAGTCGCGCAGCTCTTGAAGATGGTGCGCCGCTCCGAACGCAAGATGCAGCCGCGCGGCTTCTTCCGCCCGAAATTCAAGAACGCGGCGAAAAAGGTCGTCGCACAAGCGGCGCGACCGGCGGCTGCGATTGCGAAATCCGTCGCCAACGGCGAGGCGAAGACGACCACCGCGCCGCCTCAGGGTGCGGCCAAGGCTGCGGCGCTTCCGGCAGGATCGGTTGTGCGTCACCGGCACAAACCCGACCCCAAGGCCGTGGCGAACGGCGCAAGTCCGAACCCCGTCGCAAACGCCGGCGCACCCGGCACGCCGGGCATGCCGTCGAAGAAACCGGCCGATGCGCTCCGTGTGGCAGTTGCCGCTTCCGGGCCGGCATTGCCGCCAGCCGCAGCGCCCTCGTTGCCGCCGGAACTCCTGCAAACCATGGAACGCAGATCGGTGCCGCCGCAAAACCCGCGCGCCCCGGCAAACGGGCACGCCGCGCCCGGCGCTCCGCCGTTCCGTCCGGCCGCCGAACCGGCTCCGGCGGCACCACCACGACAGGCGATCCTGGCGCCGTTGTCGGAAGCATTGGCGCGCGCAGCGGCGTCTGATCCGACGACTGGACGACCAGCGCCGCAACGTCCACCCGCGAACGGGATGCCACCCGCGAGCCCGGGTGAGCCGCAGCCTCGGCGCGCTGAAGCGCCGTTGCCACCTCCACCTCCAGTCAACGTAACGCCGTCGCAGCCGGACTTCTCGACGCTGCCGCCGTCGATCGCGGCAAGTCTCGCGCGGCTCGCAGGCAATGCGCCGGCCTCAGGCGAACCGGAGAACGGCGCGCCGAGAACCGAACAGAAGATCGCGTCGAAGGGATAG
- a CDS encoding GNAT family N-acetyltransferase, with protein sequence MAFLRTTRPEEDFEVIRGRAVLLRQPAAGDYAEWAELRARSRSHLTPWEPTWAHDDLSHGMYRRRLRAYAKDVREDSSYPYFIFDTSSGALVGGMTLSNVRRGSAQTASLGYWMGVTYAGRGYMREAVSTLLPVAFGTLRLHRIEAASMLNNAASIRVLEVCGFEREGIARSYLKINGRWEDHILYARVAGAPLSEVPQGGGT encoded by the coding sequence GTGGCTTTTCTCCGCACAACCCGTCCGGAAGAAGATTTCGAGGTCATTCGCGGCCGCGCGGTTCTGCTGCGACAGCCGGCGGCCGGTGACTATGCGGAATGGGCGGAACTGAGGGCGCGGAGCCGCAGCCATCTGACGCCCTGGGAGCCGACCTGGGCACACGACGATCTCTCCCACGGCATGTATCGCCGCCGCCTGCGCGCCTACGCCAAGGACGTGCGCGAGGATTCCTCGTATCCGTATTTCATTTTCGATACGTCGTCCGGCGCGCTCGTCGGCGGCATGACGCTGTCGAACGTGCGGCGCGGCTCGGCGCAGACGGCGTCTCTCGGCTACTGGATGGGCGTGACGTATGCGGGGCGCGGCTACATGCGCGAAGCCGTATCGACGCTGTTGCCCGTCGCATTCGGAACGCTTCGCCTGCACCGCATCGAAGCCGCGTCGATGCTGAACAACGCCGCCTCCATTCGCGTCCTCGAAGTATGCGGCTTTGAACGCGAAGGCATCGCCCGCTCATATTTGAAGATCAACGGGCGCTGGGAAGATCACATCCTTTACGCGCGCGTCGCGGGCGCGCCTCTGTCCGAGGTTCCACAGGGCGGAGGGACCTGA
- a CDS encoding M16 family metallopeptidase, whose protein sequence is MTTELTTLSNGVRVATHRMPNLETVSLGVWVAVGSRHERDDQHGLSHFLEHMAFKGTKSRSARMIAETIESVGGDLNAATGLDTTAYYARVLKGDEGVALELIADILLNSKFAPEDLDRERVVIQQEIASTDDSPDDIIFDLMQSVAFPEQAIGRPILGTKASVGRFRAADLSGYLDEHYLPEAIVVSAAGAVHHDEIVRHVEALFGGLTQRRRGTESLARYRGGSTASAKPFEQSHVLIGLPSPSCLEPAFYTAQVFSGLLGGGMSSRLFQEVREDRGLCYSIYSTVWGVKDTGMLAVHAATGPEMVDELAAVVAGEFASLADAGPTDAELLRAKAQLKAGLLMALESSSVNAEQMARQLLAQDRFVAMSELIDEVEAVDRDRIRDFAGSLRSESASVAVIGSGRKSAAQATRVAALFNPATTSAMISQGSR, encoded by the coding sequence ATGACCACCGAGCTGACGACACTTTCGAACGGCGTCCGCGTCGCGACCCACCGGATGCCCAATCTTGAAACGGTGTCGCTCGGCGTCTGGGTGGCGGTCGGCTCGCGTCACGAGCGTGACGACCAGCACGGCCTCTCGCATTTTCTCGAGCACATGGCGTTCAAGGGGACGAAGTCGCGGTCCGCCCGCATGATCGCCGAGACGATCGAAAGCGTCGGCGGAGATCTCAACGCGGCGACGGGCCTTGATACGACCGCGTACTATGCGCGCGTATTGAAGGGTGACGAAGGCGTCGCACTCGAACTGATCGCCGACATCCTGCTCAACTCGAAGTTCGCGCCCGAAGACCTCGACCGCGAGCGCGTCGTCATCCAGCAGGAAATCGCCTCCACCGACGACAGCCCCGACGATATTATCTTCGACCTGATGCAAAGCGTGGCATTCCCCGAGCAGGCGATCGGTCGCCCGATCCTCGGAACGAAGGCCAGCGTCGGCAGATTTCGCGCCGCTGACTTGAGCGGCTATCTCGACGAGCATTATCTCCCTGAAGCGATTGTGGTTTCTGCCGCAGGTGCTGTCCACCACGACGAGATCGTCCGCCACGTTGAAGCCCTATTCGGGGGGCTCACTCAACGCCGTCGTGGAACCGAATCGCTAGCGCGCTATCGGGGCGGATCGACAGCCTCGGCCAAGCCGTTCGAACAGAGCCACGTTCTGATCGGCCTGCCGTCGCCGTCGTGCCTGGAACCTGCATTCTACACCGCTCAGGTCTTTTCCGGTCTGCTCGGTGGCGGGATGTCCTCTCGTCTGTTTCAGGAAGTCCGCGAAGATCGAGGCCTCTGCTATTCGATCTATTCGACGGTTTGGGGAGTTAAAGACACCGGAATGCTGGCCGTTCACGCAGCAACGGGACCTGAGATGGTTGACGAACTCGCGGCCGTTGTGGCTGGCGAGTTTGCATCGCTTGCGGATGCTGGCCCGACCGATGCCGAGTTGCTGCGTGCCAAGGCGCAGTTGAAGGCAGGCCTGCTGATGGCGCTCGAAAGCTCTTCGGTCAACGCGGAACAGATGGCGCGGCAACTTCTGGCGCAGGATCGCTTCGTCGCGATGTCGGAGTTGATCGACGAAGTCGAGGCCGTCGACCGGGATCGTATCAGGGATTTCGCCGGCAGCCTGCGAAGCGAGTCCGCTTCGGTCGCGGTGATCGGCTCGGGCAGGAAGTCCGCGGCCCAGGCCACCCGCGTTGCCGCGTTGTTCAATCCGGCCACCACCAGCGCTATGATCAGCCAGGGATCGAGGTGA
- the thrC gene encoding threonine synthase, whose amino-acid sequence MKYISTRGGAEALGFEDVLLAGLARDGGLYVPEVWPTLTPDTIASFRDKPFVEIAVEVIHPFTGDEISRDELRRMASEAYATFDTSEVTPLVEIKPGLTILELFHGPTLAFKDVAMQLLARLMDHVLEKRGARATIVGATSGDTGGAAIEAFRSSKRVDVVILFPKGRVSDVQRRMMTTPTEPNVHAVAIEGTFDDCQALVKAMFNDHAFRDRVELSGVNSINWARIVAQVTYYFWAASRIGTTEPLSFSVPTGNFGDIFASYVAKRLGLPIDKLIIASNENDILPRAVATGVYAMKDVIATSSPSMDIQISSNFERYLFEASDRDADFVRSSMTSLIATGSFELGRTGSRLKQDFAAVSASEADVADAIRRTKTAYGYVLDPHTACAFVAAERVAPAGNTVILSTAHPAKFPDAIEAITGARPALPAHQAHLMTDAEKFDTLPNSLSSVQKFVLKHCRVAAGTPQ is encoded by the coding sequence TTGAAATACATTTCTACTCGGGGCGGGGCGGAAGCGCTCGGGTTCGAAGATGTCCTGCTTGCCGGATTGGCGCGCGACGGCGGTCTGTACGTCCCCGAAGTCTGGCCGACGCTGACGCCTGACACGATCGCGTCGTTTCGCGACAAGCCGTTCGTCGAAATCGCTGTCGAGGTCATCCATCCTTTTACCGGCGACGAGATCTCGCGCGATGAACTGCGCCGCATGGCGTCGGAAGCCTACGCGACCTTCGATACGTCCGAGGTGACGCCGCTCGTCGAAATCAAACCCGGCCTGACCATCCTCGAATTGTTCCACGGCCCGACGCTCGCCTTCAAAGACGTTGCGATGCAACTCCTGGCGCGGCTGATGGATCACGTGCTCGAGAAGCGCGGCGCTCGCGCCACCATCGTCGGCGCGACGTCGGGCGATACCGGCGGCGCGGCCATCGAAGCCTTCCGCTCGTCGAAGCGCGTCGACGTCGTGATCCTGTTTCCCAAAGGCCGCGTGTCCGACGTTCAACGCCGCATGATGACGACGCCGACGGAACCGAACGTCCATGCCGTCGCGATCGAAGGCACGTTCGACGACTGTCAGGCGCTCGTCAAAGCGATGTTCAACGATCACGCGTTTCGGGATCGCGTCGAGCTGTCCGGCGTCAATTCGATCAACTGGGCCCGCATCGTCGCGCAGGTCACTTACTATTTCTGGGCGGCGTCGCGCATCGGAACCACCGAGCCGTTATCGTTTTCCGTACCGACCGGAAACTTCGGCGACATTTTTGCGAGCTACGTCGCAAAGCGCCTGGGTCTCCCGATCGACAAGCTCATCATCGCCTCGAACGAAAACGATATCCTGCCGCGCGCCGTCGCGACGGGCGTCTATGCGATGAAGGACGTCATCGCCACGTCGTCGCCCTCGATGGACATTCAGATCTCGTCGAATTTCGAGCGCTATCTGTTCGAGGCGTCGGATCGTGACGCCGATTTTGTCCGCAGCTCGATGACATCGCTGATCGCCACCGGGAGTTTCGAGCTTGGCCGCACAGGCTCGCGCTTGAAGCAGGATTTCGCCGCTGTCTCGGCATCGGAAGCCGACGTCGCGGATGCGATCCGCCGCACGAAAACCGCATATGGCTATGTTCTCGATCCGCACACGGCGTGCGCGTTCGTAGCCGCCGAGCGTGTCGCTCCGGCGGGGAACACCGTCATTCTCTCGACGGCGCACCCTGCGAAGTTTCCGGACGCAATCGAAGCCATTACCGGTGCGCGCCCGGCTTTGCCCGCGCATCAAGCGCATCTCATGACCGATGCAGAGAAATTCGATACGCTGCCGAACAGTCTCTCGTCGGTGCAGAAGTTCGTCTTGAAGCATTGCCGCGTGGCGGCCGGAACCCCTCAATGA
- a CDS encoding SURF1 family protein, which produces MFARWRAAGLILPSLLTLALLPVLIGLGNWQWHRKAWKEDLIAKIDARRTAEPISYPAALAKYVKDGDVEYLHVRVTGTFDHSQERHLYAPEAESQGWHVYTPLKPEGGLPPVFVNRGWVPDTLKDPSKRAEGQLQGPVTITGLVRLPEHKGWFTPDNNYATNQWFWRDVDAMRWGAEGRPSPLLFSVENQQAYAPFSIDTDPLPENPGGWPKGGTTMVVIPNSHLQYVVTWYGLALTLLCIFAVYARQRLKELENGPRQS; this is translated from the coding sequence ATGTTTGCGCGCTGGCGTGCTGCTGGTCTCATTCTGCCGTCGCTTCTGACGCTCGCTCTGCTGCCCGTGCTGATCGGGCTCGGCAACTGGCAATGGCATCGTAAGGCGTGGAAGGAAGACCTGATCGCGAAGATCGACGCCCGTCGGACAGCGGAGCCGATCTCCTATCCCGCCGCCCTCGCCAAATATGTCAAAGATGGCGACGTCGAGTACCTGCACGTCCGCGTCACCGGAACGTTCGATCACAGCCAGGAACGCCATCTCTACGCGCCGGAAGCTGAAAGTCAGGGCTGGCACGTTTACACGCCGCTGAAGCCGGAGGGCGGTCTGCCGCCCGTCTTCGTCAATCGCGGCTGGGTCCCAGATACGCTCAAGGACCCTTCGAAGCGGGCCGAGGGTCAGCTTCAGGGTCCGGTGACGATCACGGGCCTCGTCCGCCTGCCCGAGCACAAGGGCTGGTTCACGCCCGACAACAATTACGCCACGAACCAATGGTTCTGGCGCGACGTTGATGCCATGCGATGGGGCGCTGAGGGCCGACCCTCGCCACTTCTGTTCTCGGTCGAAAACCAGCAGGCCTACGCGCCGTTCTCGATCGATACCGACCCCCTGCCGGAAAACCCCGGCGGCTGGCCGAAGGGCGGGACGACGATGGTCGTTATCCCCAATTCACATTTGCAATATGTGGTGACGTGGTACGGCCTCGCCTTGACGCTGCTCTGCATCTTCGCGGTCTATGCCCGCCAGCGGCTGAAAGAGCTGGAAAACGGTCCCCGACAATCTTAA
- a CDS encoding DUF983 domain-containing protein, with protein MFAGPLNPLAMRDKCDACGLDYKFVDTGDGPAVFGIFILGFLCVGGALIAEFKFGVPWWMHIILWGILTPIFAVFLLRFLKATLIALQFSNKAEEGRIAKE; from the coding sequence TTGTTCGCCGGTCCGCTCAACCCGCTCGCCATGCGCGACAAGTGCGACGCGTGCGGACTCGACTATAAATTCGTCGACACCGGTGATGGCCCGGCGGTCTTCGGAATTTTCATACTGGGATTTCTCTGCGTCGGCGGAGCGCTGATCGCCGAGTTCAAATTCGGCGTTCCCTGGTGGATGCACATTATTCTGTGGGGTATCCTGACGCCGATCTTCGCTGTCTTCCTGCTGCGCTTCCTGAAGGCGACCCTGATCGCCCTGCAGTTTAGCAACAAGGCCGAGGAAGGTCGCATCGCCAAGGAGTGA
- a CDS encoding cytochrome c oxidase subunit 3, which yields MADTHVKHHDYHLVNPSPWPLLASVAALITAIGGIAWMRTHVDGEGVLGIKGWYLFAIGFAALVATAWAWWVDIIREANEGYQTPVVQLHLRYGMLMFIASEAMFFVAWFWAYFDSALFPAGVHELMNNAGQLVGLTTRDQVFGGKWPPVPAETAAAIPGYFKHTFDPWGLPLVNTLILLTSGCTVTWAHHSLLKNDRRGLVIGLLLTVLLGITFTICQAIEYSHAGFSFAGHNYGSTFFMATGFHGAHVIIGTIFLFVCLVRAIRGAFTPKQHFGFEAAAWYWHFVDVVWLFLFACIYVWGAGPTVAGGH from the coding sequence ATGGCAGACACGCATGTGAAACATCACGACTATCATCTGGTGAATCCCAGTCCTTGGCCGCTCCTCGCGTCCGTTGCAGCGCTGATCACCGCCATCGGCGGCATCGCCTGGATGCGTACGCATGTCGACGGCGAAGGCGTGCTCGGAATCAAAGGCTGGTATCTGTTCGCGATCGGCTTCGCGGCGCTCGTCGCGACCGCATGGGCCTGGTGGGTCGACATCATCCGCGAAGCCAACGAAGGCTATCAGACGCCGGTCGTGCAGCTTCACCTGCGCTACGGCATGCTCATGTTCATCGCGTCGGAGGCCATGTTCTTCGTCGCCTGGTTCTGGGCCTACTTCGACAGCGCGCTTTTCCCGGCTGGCGTCCACGAACTGATGAACAATGCCGGCCAGCTCGTCGGACTGACCACGCGCGATCAGGTCTTCGGCGGAAAATGGCCGCCGGTACCGGCGGAGACGGCTGCGGCGATTCCGGGTTATTTCAAGCACACGTTCGATCCCTGGGGCCTGCCGCTGGTCAACACCCTCATTCTGTTGACGTCGGGCTGCACGGTGACGTGGGCGCATCACTCGCTGCTGAAGAACGACCGTCGCGGTCTGGTGATCGGTCTGCTTCTGACGGTGCTGCTGGGCATCACCTTCACGATCTGCCAGGCGATCGAATACAGCCACGCCGGCTTCAGCTTCGCCGGCCACAACTACGGTTCGACGTTCTTCATGGCGACCGGCTTCCACGGCGCGCACGTGATCATCGGCACGATATTCCTGTTCGTCTGCCTGGTCCGCGCGATCAGAGGCGCCTTCACGCCGAAGCAGCACTTCGGTTTTGAAGCCGCTGCCTGGTACTGGCACTTCGTCGACGTTGTCTGGCTGTTCCTGTTCGCCTGCATCTATGTCTGGGGCGCGGGTCCGACCGTAGCGGGAGGCCACTAA